One window from the genome of Oreochromis niloticus isolate F11D_XX linkage group LG20, O_niloticus_UMD_NMBU, whole genome shotgun sequence encodes:
- the ccdc30 gene encoding coiled-coil domain-containing protein 30 isoform X6: MLAQEDLVEMGLTSPSEIVAYLLVERATLLERLEAAERRLESQSLSVNLKEVDHQEFICHLRGDDLRQQKEDLQKTLNNAKQCSSQSPWKKLFGLRRSGQSKHSINPAHSEEISQERNERQRLERDLEEASRRLAMAHQDIRRLTNELDAAKNNNPDPSGSELQGTVQEVENLRKEVENLKHSDVMKLQQAKEQNDKLDAENRALRDRMRILESEKKNLLDQNDAAKEDKKDKNVCSDQQNNLSALSAQEKDHIHKRCQEAVEDGLVQVKELQRQLQRLRKEHEELEERNEELEALLGEAQNASKEERHRHEGELEGLRRRITNLEAEIKKQKTQEKMLQNGEEVKTTESYLKLHLRNGGQESLAMLEARLTEEKDWRKQLELDLSAAQAALKKEKEALQISERERNKLRLENNSLHIECQQGKTLIKSLTQVKVEKTLLEEKVSQMERAYSRLQGELQRYKDSKQTQEEMKENMLHVSQLQQQANRLTAELTSLQTAHNSLRDEMASERMQTAELQARLSSSVHEKLAAEGKQERLELEIQRLVKQLQWHQDQLSTTKEVLGSSQKPELHIAHFEPRVSPVEKNREECLAQELSDLQNKLEKERQQGLEHKMALEAQVNEAQAHIKSQDSVLKQKTEEAKQMKQDLQRAQSLFTSAEKELRYEKEKNLDLKRHNTLLDQEKLKLSAELKQVQTKLVQMEQKVTGQAAECEHQQQKIRQLELELARSSTNRSATTSLQGDLQAERARLIAADKKVLELQQQLKSVQHQLRVEEARAGETNRLERESRDLSDALSSLRAQQQEEHITRKLLEQREEELQQQVRSLRHKEASLTRTNAELSHRVQQLDTRLSVLEAELSNAREEAKDSQASRQKLQEELLASQQDCKGLQDELQQVLLQLDVHVRKYNEKQSQHKTKLRQAKQVFLKATEQRDSTIQKLENDLELASMLSQKDKERIQLVMEVNEKLLEEKRELVQKIIEAEEMGSKAMKTASTVQYRVNLLEVENKQLQDETLKLSNQVSSLERALRNVQSLYSMENARKMLPTDALTDSILHTSALSLTSGSGNKLDVLDAICRVKVDDGVLADGTRTPFTTHQPSEQGYLNLTSPLIPPASAKGAEESSKSSDQA; encoded by the exons ATGCTGGCTCAGGAGGACCTGGTGGAGATGGGCTTGACCAGCCCCAGTGAGATAGTGGCTTATTTACTGGTGGAGAGGGCCACACTGCTGGAAAGGTTGGAGGCTGCTGAGAGGAGACTGGAAAGTCAGAGTCTCAGTGTTAACTTGAAGGAAGTGGACCACCAG GAGTTTATTTGCCACTTGAGGGGGGATGACCTGAGACAGCAAAAGGAGGATCTCCAGAAGACCTTAAATAACGCAAAG CAGTGCTCATCCCAGAGTCCGTGGAAGAAGCTGTTTGGCCTTCGCAGGTCTGGTCAGAGCAAGCACAGTATTAACCCT GCTCACAGTGAGGAGATTTCCCAAGAGCGAAATGAGCGTCAACGACTGGAACGGGACTTGGAAGAAGCATCCCGGAGGCTGGCGATGGCTCATCAGGATATCCGCAGACTCACTAATGAACTGGATGCtgccaaaaacaacaacccagaCCCAAGCG GATCTGAGCTTCAGGGAACCGTCCAAGAAGTAGAGAACCTGAGGAAGGAAGTGGAAAATCTCAAACACTCTG ATGTGATGAAGTTGCAGCAGGCTAAAGAGCAAAATGACAAACTAGATGCTGAGAACAGAGCTCTGAGGGACAGAATGCGTATTTTGGAGTCAGAGAAGAAAAATCTCCTTGACCAG AATGATGCAGccaaagaagataaaaaagataaaaatgtttGCAGTGACCAACAAAACAATCTGTCTGCTTTATCAGCTCAAGAAAAAGATCACATTCACAAACG GTGTCAAGAGGCTGTGGAAGACGGGCTTGTGCAGGTGAAAGagctgcagcgacaactgcagAGGCTACGAAAGGAACATGAAGAGCTGGAGGAGAGGAACGAGGAGCTGGAGGCCTTGCTGGGGGAAGCCCAGAATGCTAGCAAAGAGGAGAGGCATCGCCATGAGGGAGAACTGGAGGGCCTGCGAAGAAGG ATCACAAACCTGGAGGCAGAgataaagaagcagaaaaccCAAGAGAAAATGTTGCAGAATGGAGAAGAGGTCAAAACCACCGAGTCCTACTTAAAGTTG CACCTAAGGAACGGTGGTCAAGAGAGCCTGGCTATGCTTGAGGCTCGTCTGACTGAGGAGAAAGACTGGAGGAAACAGCTGGAGTTGgacctcagtgctgcacagGCTGCCctgaagaaagagaaagag GCTTTGCAGATAAGCGAGCGAGAGCGAAACAAACTGAGACTTGAGAACAACAGCCTTCATATAGAATGCCAACAGGGGAAAACACTCATCAAGAGTCTCACTCAAGTCAAGGTGGAAAAAACACTTCTGGAAGAAAAG GTCTCCCAGATGGAGCGTGCCTATAGCAGACTCCAGGGAGAGCTGCAGCGCTACAAAGACAGTAAGCAGACCCAAGAAGAGATGAAGGAAAACATGCTACACGTCAGCCAGCTGCAGCAACAAGCTAACCGGCTTACTGCTGAACTTACCAGCCTCCAGACAGCACACAACAGCCTGAG AGATGAGATGGCTTCAGAGCGGATGCAGACTGCAGAGCTACAGGCCAGGCTAAGCTCTAGTGTTCACGAGAAACTAGCAGCAGAGGGCAAACAGGAGAGATTGGAGCTGGAGATCCAGCGCCTTGTTAAGCAGCTTCAGTGGCATCAAGACCAACTATCCACTACGAAGGAAGTGCTTGGCAGCAGCCAGAAGCCTGAACTGCACATAGCTCATTTTGAACCTAGAGTCAGTCCagtggaaaaaaacagagaagagtGCTTGGCTCAG GAGCTGAGTGATCTACAGAATAAGCTGGAGAAGGAGCGGCAGCAGGGTCTTGAGCACAAAATGGCCCTCGAGGCACAGGTGAATGAAGCCCAGGCACATATTAAG TCCCAAGATTCTGTGCTGAAGCAGAAGACAGAAGAAGCTAAACAAATGAAGCAAGACCTGCAGAGGGCCCAGAGCCTGTTTACCTCAGCGGAGAAAGAGTTACGCTATGAGAAGGAGAAGAACTTGGACCTGAAGAGACACAACACGCTGCTGGACCAGGAAAAACTCAAG CTTAGTGCAGAACTGAAGCAGGTCCAGACAAAGCTGGTACAGATGGAGCAGAAAGTCACCGGTCAGGCGGCTGAGTGTGaacatcagcagcagaaaatCAGGCAATTGGAGCTGGAACTGGCTCGTAGCTCCACCAACCGCAGTGCCACTACTAGTCTGCAGGGGGACCTCCAGGCTGAGAGGGCACGACTCATCGCTGCTGACAAGAAG GTCCTGGAACTACAACAGCAGCTTAAGTCTGTCCAGCACCAGCTGCGTGTGGAGGAAGCTCGCGCAGGCGAGACCAACCGCTTGGAGAGGGAAAGCAGGGATCTGTCTGATGCCTTGTCATCTCTGAGAGCCCAGCAGCAGGAAGAGCACATCACCAG GAAGCTGTTAGAACAGCGCgaggaggagctgcagcagcaggttCGCTCCTTGAGGCATAAGGAGGCCTCACTGACCAGGACAAATGCAGAACTCAGCCACCGTGTCCAGCAGCTGGACACCCGTCTATCCGTCCTGGAGGCTGAGCTTAGCAATGCTAGAGAGGAG GCAAAGGACAGCCAGGCGTCACGTCAAAAGCTGCAGGAGGAGCTGTTGGCCAGTCAGCAGGATTGTAAAGGACTGCAGGATGAGCTGCAGCAGGTTCTCCTCCAACTCGATGTGCATGTCAG AAAGTACAATGAAAAACAGAGTCAACACAAGACCAAACTGCGTCAGGCCAAGCAGGTGTTTCTAAAGGCAACCGAACAGAGAGACAGCACCATCCAGAAACTAGAGAATGATCTCGAGCTTGCTTCCATGCTTTCTCAGAAG GACAAAGAGAGGATCCAGTTAGTGATGGAGGTCAATGAGAAGCTTTTGGAGGAGAAGAGGGAACTGGTGCAGAAGATAATTGAGGCTGAGGAGATGGGCAGCAAGGCCATGAAGACCGCCTCAACAGTCCAATATAG GGTTAACCTCTTAGAAGTGGAAAACAAACAACTGCAGGATGAAACCTTGAAACTCTCCAATCAAGTCAGTTCTTTAGAGCGTGCTCTGAGGAATGTCCAGTCACTCTACAGCATGGAG AATGCCAGAAAAATGCTTCCCACTGATGCTCTCACTGACAGCATCCTACATACATCTGCACTAAG TTTGACGTCAGGTTCTGGTAACAAACTGGACGTCCTGGATGCAATCTGTCGGGTGAAGGTGGACGATGGTGTGCTGGCGGATGGCACCCGGACACCTTTCACCACACACCAACCTTCAGAGCAGGGATACCTGAATCTCACTTCCCCATTGATTCCTCCAGCCTCTGCCAAAGGGGCGGAGGAGAGCTCTAAAAGCAGTGACCAGGCATAA